The Propionibacterium freudenreichii subsp. freudenreichii genome contains a region encoding:
- a CDS encoding MFS transporter — protein sequence MATSTSSTRRFSLPVFLRKGRIGPFLAVVMSGQIIYSAFEAFKGSLMIPLQQMLGITQTQFGILMSYIGIAMFLYVPAGWINNRFKVRTIILWSLGWRLATYLVLFLLTPPFAVMSVIAVSWGVLDAIVWPAVVNGVSILSQDQDKEGKGLAMGLLESIRRLTEFLMNGLVIVILMVWSDHTVGIMRIAAIVYALLIVPMMIAVARLVPDTKIAQEQGKSDSLAALTGLFKVIARPRVWLAGIAALTVYWSYINLMYTSAPYLTQVFGVSAGLAGAFGIFNTGLVGIFAGLLSGLLADYVFKSSTKMMAISLGAVAVACVIVMALPVRSSMIWPIMIMLIVVAIATFLGKAVILAPVAELNLPEGISGSAMSVGSFLAYASVFWAYTLNGHLIDANAGNPQAGYRLIFVITAVVAVIGCVAAGLLTVINRRVKAHQQVAAAEGGTDAAPAPRAE from the coding sequence TCACTACCCGTCTTCCTGCGCAAGGGGCGTATCGGCCCCTTCCTCGCCGTCGTGATGTCGGGCCAGATCATCTATTCGGCATTCGAGGCCTTCAAGGGCTCGCTGATGATCCCGCTGCAGCAGATGCTGGGCATCACGCAGACCCAGTTCGGCATCCTCATGAGCTACATCGGCATCGCCATGTTCCTGTACGTGCCGGCCGGGTGGATCAACAACCGCTTCAAGGTGCGCACCATCATCCTGTGGTCGCTGGGTTGGCGACTGGCCACCTACCTGGTGCTGTTCCTCCTGACCCCACCCTTTGCGGTGATGAGCGTGATCGCCGTCTCGTGGGGCGTGTTGGACGCGATCGTCTGGCCAGCGGTGGTCAATGGCGTGTCGATCCTGTCGCAGGACCAGGACAAGGAGGGCAAGGGCCTGGCAATGGGCCTGCTGGAGTCGATCCGGCGCCTCACCGAGTTCCTGATGAACGGCCTGGTGATCGTGATCCTGATGGTCTGGTCTGATCACACCGTGGGCATCATGCGCATTGCCGCCATCGTGTACGCCCTGCTCATCGTGCCCATGATGATCGCCGTGGCACGCCTGGTGCCCGACACCAAGATCGCCCAGGAACAGGGCAAGTCTGATTCGTTGGCCGCACTCACCGGCCTGTTCAAGGTGATCGCACGCCCGCGCGTCTGGTTGGCCGGCATCGCAGCCCTGACCGTGTACTGGTCGTACATCAACCTGATGTACACCTCGGCTCCCTATCTGACGCAGGTGTTCGGCGTCTCGGCCGGGCTGGCCGGTGCGTTCGGCATCTTCAACACCGGCCTGGTGGGTATCTTCGCGGGACTCCTGTCGGGGCTGCTGGCCGACTATGTGTTCAAGTCGTCCACCAAGATGATGGCGATCTCGTTGGGTGCGGTGGCGGTGGCCTGCGTCATCGTCATGGCGCTGCCGGTGCGCTCGTCCATGATCTGGCCGATCATGATCATGCTCATCGTGGTGGCCATCGCCACCTTCCTGGGCAAGGCCGTGATCCTGGCGCCGGTGGCCGAGCTGAACCTGCCCGAGGGCATCTCGGGGTCGGCCATGTCCGTCGGCTCGTTCCTGGCCTACGCCTCGGTGTTCTGGGCATACACCCTCAACGGACACCTGATCGACGCCAACGCCGGCAACCCGCAGGCCGGTTACCGCCTGATCTTCGTGATCACCGCCGTGGTGGCCGTGATCGGCTGCGTGGCCGCCGGCCTTCTGACCGTGATCAACCGACGCGTCAAGGCCCACCAGCAGGTGGCTGCCGCCGAGGGCGGGACGGACGCCGCACCGGCACCCCGGGCCGAGTAA
- a CDS encoding siderophore-interacting protein, with amino-acid sequence MPRVQDFTLQVCATHEAGPYTRLRVRCPELLNPRKSDELLPTAWLRLLVPDGGRQHQRGYTLVECDHGTGEASIYMLHHDPAGPGSRWARSARPGDRIGAQLLAGQLYLQPPPDAGALYVGDLASAPAIAGAIAAAPASCDIAVVLQAEPGSWSPVPHTACTLTIVSPDAGEDALIEAVTTIPGRDYAWLALEASAAQPLRAALIAAGLPRDAVQYQGYWRRGTPMGRTVETSARAAA; translated from the coding sequence ATGCCCCGCGTCCAGGACTTCACACTCCAGGTGTGCGCGACGCACGAGGCCGGGCCCTACACGCGATTGCGCGTCCGTTGCCCCGAACTACTCAACCCACGCAAGTCCGACGAGCTGTTGCCCACCGCATGGCTGCGCCTGCTGGTTCCCGACGGCGGACGCCAGCACCAGCGCGGTTACACGCTGGTGGAGTGTGACCATGGCACCGGTGAGGCCAGCATCTACATGCTGCACCACGATCCGGCCGGGCCCGGGTCGCGGTGGGCGCGCTCCGCCCGCCCCGGTGACCGCATCGGTGCCCAACTATTGGCCGGTCAGCTGTACCTGCAGCCGCCACCGGACGCCGGCGCCCTGTACGTGGGCGACCTGGCATCCGCCCCGGCCATTGCCGGTGCCATCGCGGCGGCGCCCGCTTCGTGCGACATCGCGGTGGTGCTGCAGGCCGAACCGGGCAGCTGGTCACCCGTGCCACACACCGCGTGCACGCTGACCATCGTGTCGCCCGATGCCGGTGAGGACGCGCTCATCGAGGCCGTCACCACCATTCCGGGCCGCGACTACGCCTGGCTGGCCCTGGAAGCATCAGCTGCCCAACCGCTGCGGGCCGCGCTCATCGCGGCGGGCCTGCCCCGCGATGCCGTGCAGTACCAAGGCTATTGGCGTCGCGGCACGCCCATGGGACGCACCGTCGAGACGTCGGCACGTGCTGCCGCCTAA
- a CDS encoding sugar phosphate isomerase/epimerase family protein yields MTSSTTTNAPSPLNLGAYTACLHNYTLEEALEILAADGLTGAEVNVGGFIPSPHCPVDLLIGSQTARDDYLATFEAHGMRLAGLNTSGNVLSPLPDQGPKHAYDLRRAIELAGKLGVGEIVCMSGTPGTDPDGKYPAWVVNPWDGTQLEVLEYQKSVLDPFWREMDLRAQDAGVQLALELHPHNVVFTPVNFLEFADRIDAKNVGVNMDPSHLMWQGMDIVESIRLLGSHIKHVHAKDTKLFLGVGTRGVLDSSFGPVPADPALRTPTGFDHYVSTWPADPAWRFVTVGEGHDVPWWTEFLKALVEIDPQMNINIEHEDAAFGQLEGVELGAKNLIAAADAR; encoded by the coding sequence ATGACCAGCTCAACCACGACCAATGCGCCCAGCCCGCTCAACCTGGGCGCCTACACCGCCTGCCTGCACAACTACACGCTCGAGGAGGCCCTCGAGATCCTCGCCGCCGATGGGCTCACCGGCGCCGAGGTGAACGTCGGCGGCTTCATCCCCTCGCCGCACTGCCCGGTTGACCTGTTGATCGGGTCGCAGACGGCACGCGACGACTACCTGGCCACGTTCGAGGCGCACGGCATGCGCCTGGCCGGGCTGAACACCTCGGGCAATGTGCTCAGCCCCCTGCCCGATCAGGGGCCCAAGCACGCCTACGACCTGCGTCGGGCCATTGAGCTGGCCGGCAAGTTGGGCGTCGGCGAGATCGTCTGCATGTCGGGCACCCCCGGCACCGACCCCGACGGAAAGTACCCGGCGTGGGTGGTGAACCCCTGGGACGGTACGCAGCTCGAGGTGCTCGAATACCAGAAGAGCGTGCTCGACCCCTTCTGGCGCGAGATGGACCTGCGCGCCCAGGACGCCGGGGTGCAGCTCGCCCTGGAACTGCATCCGCACAATGTGGTGTTCACCCCGGTGAACTTCCTCGAGTTCGCCGACCGCATCGACGCCAAGAACGTCGGCGTCAACATGGACCCCTCGCACCTGATGTGGCAGGGCATGGACATCGTGGAGTCGATCAGGCTGCTGGGTTCGCACATCAAGCACGTGCACGCCAAGGACACCAAGCTCTTCCTGGGCGTCGGCACCCGCGGCGTGCTCGACTCCAGCTTCGGGCCGGTGCCTGCCGATCCGGCGCTGCGCACCCCCACCGGCTTCGACCACTATGTGTCGACCTGGCCGGCCGATCCCGCGTGGCGCTTCGTCACCGTCGGCGAGGGCCACGATGTGCCGTGGTGGACCGAGTTCCTCAAGGCACTGGTCGAGATCGACCCGCAGATGAACATCAACATCGAGCATGAGGACGCCGCCTTCGGTCAGCTCGAGGGTGTTGAGCTCGGCGCCAAGAACCTGATTGCGGCGGCTGACGCCCGCTGA
- a CDS encoding Gfo/Idh/MocA family protein has protein sequence MPENTLSVAVIGAGMAGRTHANAWRQVRTVFGTRGVPQVRLAAICDAYLPFATDAANSYGYERATSDWHEIVEADDIDIVSIVVANKLHREIALALMAAGKHVLCEKPLSDNLDDAAAMAAAAADASVVSGIGFGYRRHPAIAEIAELANSGALGEILHFDGRYWCDYGADPQVPIAWRYRGPMGSGALGDVGSHITDLAEFVAGPIASVSGGSFATVIAKRPPAVEGLAGGRGAAGDAEATETVENDDIAEFNMHFASGAIGSISVSRVAFGMPNALCFHVFGTQGHASFDLARSGEIKLDDTNSPAGLRGPKQVLTNPSFPYYKGGSSMDFAGVGNTQIEQFTYQARAFLDQVIGLDEGLPPVPSFAHGYRAMRIQDAVATSAGRGGASVEIK, from the coding sequence ATGCCTGAGAACACACTGTCAGTAGCCGTGATCGGCGCCGGTATGGCGGGGCGCACGCACGCCAACGCCTGGCGCCAGGTGCGCACCGTCTTCGGCACCCGCGGCGTGCCGCAGGTGCGACTGGCGGCCATCTGCGACGCCTACCTACCCTTCGCCACCGATGCCGCCAACAGCTACGGCTACGAGCGCGCCACCTCCGACTGGCATGAGATCGTCGAGGCCGACGACATCGACATCGTCTCGATCGTGGTGGCCAACAAGCTGCACCGCGAGATCGCCCTGGCCCTGATGGCCGCCGGCAAGCACGTGCTGTGCGAGAAGCCGTTGAGTGACAACCTCGACGACGCCGCCGCCATGGCTGCCGCGGCCGCCGACGCGTCCGTGGTCTCGGGCATCGGCTTCGGTTACCGTCGCCACCCGGCGATCGCCGAGATCGCGGAGCTGGCCAATAGCGGGGCGCTCGGCGAGATCCTGCACTTCGACGGACGCTATTGGTGCGACTACGGGGCCGACCCGCAGGTGCCGATCGCATGGCGCTACCGCGGTCCGATGGGTTCCGGCGCGCTGGGCGACGTCGGCTCGCACATCACCGACCTGGCGGAGTTCGTGGCCGGGCCGATCGCCTCGGTGAGCGGCGGCAGCTTCGCCACCGTGATCGCCAAGCGTCCCCCCGCGGTCGAGGGCCTGGCCGGCGGACGCGGCGCGGCCGGTGACGCCGAGGCCACCGAGACCGTCGAGAATGACGACATTGCCGAGTTCAACATGCACTTCGCCTCGGGCGCCATCGGATCGATCTCGGTGTCGCGGGTCGCCTTCGGCATGCCCAATGCGCTGTGCTTTCACGTCTTCGGCACCCAGGGGCACGCCTCGTTCGACCTTGCCCGGTCGGGCGAGATCAAGCTCGACGACACCAACTCGCCCGCCGGCCTGCGCGGCCCCAAGCAGGTGCTCACCAACCCGAGCTTCCCCTATTACAAGGGCGGCTCGTCGATGGACTTCGCCGGTGTCGGCAATACCCAGATCGAGCAGTTCACCTACCAGGCGCGCGCCTTCCTTGACCAGGTGATCGGGCTGGACGAGGGGCTTCCGCCCGTGCCCAGCTTCGCGCACGGCTACCGCGCGATGCGCATCCAGGACGCCGTGGCCACATCGGCCGGCAGGGGCGGCGCCAGCGTCGAGATCAAGTAG
- a CDS encoding LacI family DNA-binding transcriptional regulator — MAADPTQRDVARAAGVSRGLVSLALSGSSLVADDTRERIVQVAHELGYTRNLGAASLASKRSPVVGVVLPDLRNPFFESVVDNLQHEADGLGLLPLVATSADDRSRETTVLQRFRELRAAGIVMVSPVEGPEAFTRIGSQLPLVLIGAALAGDGFDSVHVDEDAAAALIVEHLRSHGWRRIVAVSFVSGLGEVWVAHRHRALARAAAAAGMPLERVEVPRGEALAPQLGGVLAAQADQRVAVVTHNDLTAADVLAFVRARGLRPGHDLAVIGFDDTHMARRPEFDITSVSQNTGELARLAMVALQGRAEWMGARALRRHPDAAEGDDEPLRGREFIVAPALSVRSSS, encoded by the coding sequence ATGGCCGCTGATCCCACCCAGCGCGATGTCGCCCGGGCCGCCGGCGTCTCGCGCGGCCTGGTCTCGCTGGCCCTGTCGGGCTCCTCGCTGGTGGCCGACGACACCCGCGAGCGCATCGTGCAGGTGGCCCACGAGCTCGGCTACACCCGCAACCTGGGGGCCGCGTCGTTGGCGTCGAAGCGCTCGCCCGTGGTGGGCGTGGTGCTGCCCGACCTGCGCAATCCGTTCTTCGAGAGCGTCGTGGACAACCTGCAGCATGAGGCCGACGGGTTGGGGCTGCTGCCGCTGGTGGCGACCTCGGCCGACGACCGCTCGCGCGAGACCACGGTGCTGCAACGCTTCCGCGAGTTGCGCGCCGCTGGCATCGTGATGGTCTCACCGGTGGAGGGCCCCGAGGCGTTCACCCGCATCGGCTCGCAGCTTCCACTGGTGCTCATCGGCGCGGCCCTGGCCGGCGACGGCTTCGATTCGGTGCATGTCGACGAGGACGCCGCGGCCGCCCTGATCGTGGAGCACCTGCGGAGCCATGGGTGGCGCCGCATCGTGGCCGTCTCGTTCGTCAGTGGACTGGGCGAGGTGTGGGTGGCCCATCGCCATCGCGCCCTGGCCCGTGCCGCCGCGGCGGCGGGGATGCCGCTGGAGCGCGTCGAGGTGCCGCGCGGCGAGGCGCTGGCCCCCCAGCTCGGCGGGGTGCTGGCAGCGCAGGCCGACCAGCGGGTGGCCGTGGTCACCCACAACGACCTGACCGCCGCCGACGTGCTCGCCTTCGTGCGCGCCCGCGGATTGCGTCCGGGGCACGACCTGGCGGTGATCGGCTTCGATGACACGCACATGGCCCGGCGTCCGGAATTCGACATCACCTCGGTGTCGCAGAACACCGGGGAGCTCGCCCGGCTGGCGATGGTGGCCCTGCAGGGTCGTGCCGAATGGATGGGTGCCCGTGCGCTGCGGCGCCATCCCGACGCCGCCGAGGGCGATGACGAGCCGCTGCGTGGGCGCGAGTTCATCGTGGCGCCGGCGTTGTCGGTGCGCAGCTCGTCCTGA
- a CDS encoding sulfurtransferase, with the protein MTLIDPATLRAKLASDNPPVVLDARWSGPAATVDEGHKDFETGHIPGSLWVSMNKEMSNPDVPGGRHPLPDPGAFEADMRRKGLNEDSSVVVLDGGNSLAAGRLWWLLTDGGLTDVQVLNGGFAAWKAAGYPVETGPTWSSKVGDIMLRAGHLERVDAKHLLANGGTLWDVRSPERYRGDEEPIDPKAGHIPGARNLPATEAQESDGTFKSPDELKKVFPAVKPGDAVYCGSGITASQALLAMHVAGINGVKLYPGSWSDWISDDSRPVERG; encoded by the coding sequence ATGACACTTATCGACCCCGCCACCCTCAGGGCGAAGCTCGCCTCAGACAATCCCCCCGTCGTGCTGGACGCCCGTTGGTCGGGCCCCGCCGCCACGGTGGATGAAGGCCACAAGGACTTCGAGACCGGGCACATCCCCGGCTCGCTGTGGGTGAGCATGAACAAGGAGATGTCGAACCCCGACGTGCCGGGCGGACGCCATCCGCTGCCCGACCCGGGTGCCTTCGAGGCCGACATGCGCCGCAAGGGACTCAACGAGGACAGCTCCGTGGTGGTGCTCGATGGTGGCAACTCCCTGGCTGCCGGACGCCTGTGGTGGCTGCTCACCGACGGCGGCCTCACCGATGTGCAGGTGCTCAACGGGGGCTTCGCCGCGTGGAAGGCCGCCGGATATCCCGTCGAGACCGGGCCCACCTGGTCGTCGAAGGTGGGCGACATCATGCTGCGCGCCGGCCACCTCGAGCGCGTGGATGCCAAGCACCTGCTGGCCAACGGCGGCACGCTGTGGGACGTGCGCTCACCGGAGCGCTATCGCGGCGACGAGGAGCCGATCGATCCGAAGGCGGGACACATCCCCGGTGCACGCAACCTGCCCGCCACCGAGGCCCAGGAATCGGACGGCACCTTCAAGTCGCCCGATGAGCTGAAGAAGGTGTTCCCTGCGGTCAAGCCCGGCGACGCCGTCTACTGCGGCTCGGGCATCACCGCCTCGCAGGCGTTGCTGGCGATGCACGTCGCCGGCATCAACGGCGTGAAGCTCTACCCCGGCTCGTGGAGCGACTGGATCTCCGACGACTCCCGGCCCGTTGAGCGCGGCTAG
- a CDS encoding glutamate decarboxylase, whose translation MNDPTRHPTYSIDRSQLGAVEINPVFARPAEATEFSKFRLPASESLPETAYQVVHDEAMLDGNARLNLATFVGTWMDGYANRLYAESADKNMIDKDEYPKTAEIETRCWTMLADLWHAPDPDNTIGTSTIGSSEACMLGGLALKRRWQHARKAAGKPTDHPNMVMSSAVQVCWEKFCNYWDIEPRYVPISEDHKVLDGTNLADYVDENTIGVVAIMGVTYTGMYEPVKQIAAALDEIQERTGLDVKIHVDAASGGMIAPFIQPDLEWDFRVERVASINTSGHKYGLVYPGLGWVVWRSVDDLPEDLIFKVSYLGGDMPTFALNFSRPGAQVLLQYYMFLRLGMDGFRRVQTNSHDVAKFLSSQIGAMDDFELWNDGSDIPVFAWRLKDRPNRKWDLYDLSERLRTRGWLVPAYPMPADLTDVTVQRIVVRNGLSHDLADAFLESMRAEVAYLDALPAPMPSQHKQSGFHH comes from the coding sequence TTGAACGATCCGACCCGTCATCCCACATACTCAATCGATCGCTCGCAGCTCGGCGCTGTGGAGATCAACCCGGTGTTCGCCCGCCCCGCGGAGGCCACCGAATTCTCGAAGTTCCGCCTGCCGGCGTCCGAGAGCCTGCCCGAGACCGCCTACCAGGTGGTGCACGACGAGGCCATGCTCGACGGCAACGCCCGCCTCAACCTGGCCACCTTCGTGGGCACCTGGATGGACGGCTACGCCAACCGCCTCTATGCCGAGTCGGCTGACAAGAACATGATCGACAAGGACGAATACCCCAAGACCGCCGAGATCGAGACCCGTTGCTGGACGATGCTCGCCGACCTGTGGCACGCGCCCGACCCCGACAACACCATCGGCACGTCGACCATCGGCTCGTCCGAGGCCTGCATGCTGGGTGGCCTGGCGCTGAAGCGCCGCTGGCAGCACGCCCGCAAGGCCGCCGGCAAGCCCACCGACCACCCGAACATGGTGATGTCGTCGGCCGTGCAGGTGTGCTGGGAGAAGTTCTGCAACTACTGGGACATCGAGCCCCGCTATGTGCCGATCTCGGAGGACCACAAGGTGCTCGACGGCACCAACCTGGCCGATTACGTCGACGAGAACACCATCGGCGTGGTGGCCATCATGGGCGTGACCTACACCGGCATGTATGAGCCGGTGAAGCAGATCGCCGCGGCGCTCGACGAGATCCAGGAACGCACCGGCCTTGACGTGAAGATCCACGTGGACGCGGCCTCGGGCGGCATGATCGCCCCGTTCATCCAGCCCGACCTGGAATGGGACTTCCGCGTCGAGCGCGTGGCATCGATCAACACCTCGGGCCACAAGTACGGGCTGGTCTACCCCGGCCTGGGCTGGGTTGTCTGGCGCAGCGTCGACGACCTGCCCGAAGACCTCATCTTCAAGGTCAGCTACCTGGGCGGCGACATGCCCACCTTCGCGCTGAACTTCTCGCGTCCCGGCGCTCAGGTGCTGCTGCAGTACTACATGTTCCTGCGCCTGGGCATGGACGGCTTCCGCCGCGTGCAGACGAACTCGCATGACGTGGCCAAGTTCCTGTCGAGCCAGATCGGCGCCATGGACGACTTCGAGCTGTGGAACGACGGCTCCGATATCCCGGTGTTCGCCTGGCGGCTGAAGGATCGCCCGAACCGCAAGTGGGATCTTTACGACCTGTCGGAGCGCCTGCGCACGCGCGGCTGGTTGGTGCCCGCCTACCCGATGCCGGCCGACCTCACCGATGTCACCGTGCAACGCATCGTGGTGCGCAATGGGTTGAGCCATGACCTGGCCGACGCCTTCCTGGAGAGCATGCGCGCCGAGGTGGCCTACCTGGACGCCCTGCCGGCCCCGATGCCCTCGCAGCACAAGCAGTCGGGCTTCCACCACTGA
- a CDS encoding amino acid permease, whose translation MSATRMAMLTLVTVASLRSLPAMAEYGLASVALFIIPAVLFLVPTALVAAELATGWKGGIYTWVREAFGNRWGFVAIWLQWIQNVVWYPMQLAFIAVCLTYVFGVNIGNNGFYVAAVIIVFYWASTLLSLAGKGLFAKVGSWSGIVGTIFPAVLLIVLGALWLTTGAPVQTDMHASAMLPPWTGIASIVLIVSNVLAYAGMEVNAVHAETMRDPGREFPRATALATVLILLVFILPTMAIAIAVPHSKLGLMDSVNLAFQEFFTHWHMAWATPLISLLIAAGAIASVIAWISGPSKGLLAAARTGLMPVALQKRNKEGVQSHILFAQAGIVTVLALLFVVIPNGDTAFATLIGMASALYLIMYMLMFAAAIRLRHTKPEVKRTYRTPAMNLVAGVGFVACAAAFVLSFIRPAGFTGISGVGYPLLVAVVVVVLGVPPLILYALRRPGWDVRTDEEKADDQAILVNPAPKD comes from the coding sequence ATGAGCGCCACCCGGATGGCCATGCTGACGCTGGTGACCGTGGCGTCGTTGCGCTCGCTACCGGCGATGGCCGAATACGGGCTGGCGTCGGTGGCGCTGTTCATCATTCCGGCGGTGCTGTTCCTGGTGCCGACGGCGCTGGTCGCGGCCGAACTCGCGACCGGCTGGAAGGGCGGCATCTACACCTGGGTGCGTGAGGCCTTCGGCAACCGCTGGGGCTTCGTGGCCATCTGGCTGCAATGGATCCAGAACGTGGTGTGGTACCCGATGCAGCTGGCGTTCATCGCGGTCTGCCTCACCTATGTGTTCGGGGTGAACATCGGCAACAACGGCTTCTACGTGGCTGCCGTGATCATCGTGTTCTACTGGGCCTCGACGTTGCTTTCGCTGGCCGGCAAGGGGTTGTTCGCCAAGGTCGGTTCGTGGAGCGGCATCGTCGGCACGATCTTCCCCGCCGTGCTGCTCATCGTGCTGGGCGCGCTGTGGCTCACCACGGGGGCGCCGGTGCAGACCGACATGCATGCCTCGGCGATGCTGCCGCCGTGGACCGGCATCGCGTCGATCGTGCTCATCGTGTCGAATGTGCTGGCCTATGCCGGCATGGAGGTGAACGCGGTGCACGCCGAGACGATGCGCGATCCCGGACGCGAATTCCCCCGCGCCACCGCTCTTGCCACGGTGCTGATCCTGTTGGTGTTCATCCTTCCGACGATGGCCATCGCCATCGCGGTGCCGCACAGCAAGCTGGGACTGATGGACAGCGTCAACCTGGCCTTCCAGGAGTTCTTCACCCACTGGCACATGGCATGGGCCACGCCCCTGATCTCGCTGCTCATCGCCGCGGGTGCGATCGCCTCGGTGATCGCCTGGATCTCCGGCCCGTCGAAGGGCCTACTGGCCGCGGCCCGCACCGGACTCATGCCGGTGGCGCTCCAGAAGCGCAACAAGGAGGGCGTGCAGTCGCACATCCTGTTCGCCCAGGCGGGCATCGTCACCGTATTGGCGCTGTTGTTCGTGGTGATCCCCAATGGGGACACCGCCTTCGCGACGCTGATCGGCATGGCGTCGGCGCTGTACCTGATCATGTACATGCTCATGTTCGCCGCTGCCATCCGGCTGCGTCACACCAAGCCTGAGGTGAAGCGCACCTACCGCACACCGGCGATGAATCTGGTGGCCGGTGTCGGTTTCGTCGCCTGTGCGGCGGCCTTCGTGCTGTCATTCATCCGACCGGCTGGGTTCACCGGCATCAGCGGCGTGGGATATCCGCTGCTGGTGGCTGTGGTCGTGGTGGTGCTCGGTGTGCCACCGCTGATCCTCTATGCGCTGCGTCGTCCCGGCTGGGATGTGCGCACCGACGAGGAGAAGGCCGATGACCAGGCGATCCTGGTGAATCCGGCACCGAAGGACTAA
- a CDS encoding SDR family oxidoreductase → MRVFVTGGTGFVGSAVVRELLAAGHEVLALARSEASAARLTAAGATPQAGSLEDLDAIRAGASDADAVIHAAFDNSSVASFLRNSKIERAALQAMGDALSGSRRPLVAAGGFAPVVATGPVLVETDEASAHTGPAGRNVERTIVDLADRGISASVVRMPAVHGAGDHFTMSRLIELARRQRVSGYAGQGANRLPAVYVADAARLFRLAVEHPAASLRYHAVGETGVEFRQIAQAIGRGLGVPAVGMSALRARWYFKAFAGYAMSDRPASSELTQQLLGWTPTGPGLLDDLAGPDYFSAR, encoded by the coding sequence ATGCGGGTATTCGTCACCGGGGGCACCGGTTTCGTCGGTTCGGCGGTTGTGCGTGAGCTGCTTGCGGCCGGGCACGAGGTGCTGGCTCTGGCACGGTCCGAGGCATCGGCGGCCCGCTTGACGGCTGCCGGAGCGACCCCGCAGGCCGGGTCGCTCGAAGACCTAGACGCGATCCGTGCCGGTGCATCAGACGCTGATGCGGTGATCCACGCCGCGTTTGATAACTCGTCCGTGGCCAGCTTCCTTCGCAACAGCAAGATTGAGCGGGCCGCGCTGCAGGCAATGGGTGATGCCCTCAGCGGCTCGCGTCGACCCCTCGTGGCCGCAGGAGGTTTTGCTCCCGTCGTCGCGACTGGTCCGGTACTCGTTGAGACCGATGAGGCTTCAGCCCATACCGGTCCGGCGGGACGCAATGTGGAGCGCACGATCGTGGACCTGGCCGATCGCGGCATCAGCGCCTCCGTCGTGCGGATGCCGGCCGTGCATGGAGCGGGTGACCACTTCACGATGTCTCGGTTGATCGAACTCGCCAGGCGGCAACGCGTTTCGGGTTACGCCGGGCAGGGAGCGAATCGCCTTCCCGCCGTGTACGTGGCAGACGCGGCCAGGCTCTTCCGGCTCGCCGTCGAGCATCCGGCAGCAAGCCTTCGCTATCACGCCGTCGGAGAGACCGGCGTTGAGTTCCGGCAGATCGCACAGGCGATCGGACGTGGCCTGGGTGTGCCCGCGGTGGGCATGTCCGCGCTGCGTGCACGGTGGTATTTCAAGGCATTCGCCGGGTATGCCATGAGCGACCGTCCGGCGTCCAGCGAACTCACCCAGCAGCTCCTCGGCTGGACGCCCACTGGCCCGGGGTTGCTCGACGACCTCGCCGGACCCGACTACTTCTCTGCACGCTGA